From one Lycium ferocissimum isolate CSIRO_LF1 chromosome 5, AGI_CSIRO_Lferr_CH_V1, whole genome shotgun sequence genomic stretch:
- the LOC132055841 gene encoding protein NUCLEAR FUSION DEFECTIVE 2, whose translation MFHLRQFICSILLAFVLYSSLQAQANSSISSRPTSRFSIALQTLQSRIQYTFQDVELLRRAMTHASYSGENNRALSILGEKVIEGSVSLQLLSKNIDMSPKDLNRAIVDLSSNVVTSCVADGERLDLQKIIRVSRKTNSSAPAVVCGAFRAMFGAIAIDKSSLDSAGKVFLSVHGKGMEKAVAM comes from the exons ATGTTCCATCTCCGGCAATTCATTTGCTCCATCTTACTTGCTTTCGTACTCTACTCTTCTCTTCAG GCACAGGCAAATTCCTCTATCTCTTCAAGACCCACTTCCCGTTTCTCAATCGCTCTCCAAACCCTTCAAAGTCGAATCCA GTACACATTTCAGGATGTGGAGTTACTGCGACGTGCGATGACGCACGCATCATACTCTGGAGAGAACAATAGAGCTTTGAGCATTTTGGGAGAGAAGGTAATTGAGGGTTCAGTTTCTCTGCAATTGCTCAGCAAGAACATCGATATGTCACCCAAGGATCTCAACCGGGCTATTGTGGATCTATCTTCCAATGTGGTAACATCGTGTGTTGCTGACGGAGAGCGCCTAGATTTGCAGAAGATAATCAGGGTATCACGGAAGACCAATTCGTCGGCTCCTGCAGTGGTTTGTGGTGCTTTCCGGGCAATGTTTGGAGCAATTGCGATTGACAAGAGTAGCTTGGATAGTGCTGGAAAGGTATTCTTGAGCGTTCATGGGAAAGGCATGGAGAAAGCTGTGGCGATGTAA
- the LOC132058166 gene encoding uncharacterized protein LOC132058166, whose product MEGREFTHAYAEPRDETTSEQLFQKRRCCFFFPSVKEGTVWLKRINVIKKLREWSEIVAGPRWKTFIRRFNRNKNGTHGKYQYDPLSYALNFDEGNNGEEDDEYGLRDFSTRYASIPASARGSMDLGRDGPNFV is encoded by the coding sequence ATGGAGGGACGTGAATTTACACACGCATATGCAGAGCCAAGGGATGAGACAACATCAGAACAGCTATTCCAAAAACGGCGTTGCTGTTTTTTCTTCCCGTCAGTAAAAGAAGGTACTGTTTGGCTTAAAAGAATTAACGTTATAAAGAAGTTACGTGAGTGGTCGGAGATTGTAGCTGGTCCAAGATGGAAGACTTTTATACGGCGTTTTAATCGGAATAAAAATGGGACGCATGGGAAATATCAGTATGATCCTTTAAGTTATGCATTGAATTTTGATGAAGGGAATAATGGAGAGGAAGATGATGAGTATGGGCTTAGGGATTTTTCGACCAGGTATGCTTCTATTCCGGCGTCGGCTAGAGGGTCCATGGATTTGGGCAGAGATGGGCCTAATTTTGTCTGA